AATATAATCTAAATAATTATTAATAATTTTACAAATTATTTTTTACAACCATACTATTTTGAGAGGATACACCTTTTTTAGCAAAAAGGTAATCTTAACTTCCAGCAATGAAATCGCTGGATTCTTGAAGAATTTTTGCACCGAATAATCCTGAACGAAGAAGAATTAAGAGATTACATGTACATCCACAGCGAATACCACCAGTTTCTCCTCCTAGCACACTTTTTAACCCTTCATTGCTAAGTTGTTTTTGGTAGATTGATAAAGCATTCAATTTTGCCTTCTCTTTCTCCTTTGTTTAATTATAGGTACACTTTGTTATTACAAGATTATTGTAATCAATCTCATATATATATTCGTTTTTAAAAAAGAAGTTACTAGATTCTAACTTTAACTCTACTCTATTAATGAATATTCCATTTTCAAATATATCATAAATAAATTTCTCATCATCTGTTTCTAGAGCAGGCTTGATCCATACCCTATCATGACGATCCAGAAGAATATTTCTAATTAATTGCTTATTTTTAAATTCAAAATTGATATCAATACCAATATTTTTATACAGGTTGACTACTTTCATTTCATCTTCTTTTGAGTAAGGAATTGTTCGAGCTTTTTTTGAAATTGTTTCAAGCTTATTCATTTTGATATCAAAAATATCAAATTCATATTTAGTAAAGCTTTCTTTTGTTATATATATTCTATCATTTGAATCAATACATACAGCAGAACCTAGCTTCCCATAAATTTTTGATTTCCCACTTTCTCGTAATTCTTTTTCATCTGAGATAATAGCTATATTAGTTAACTTATTATCAAACAGTAATATTCTGTTTATACTATATCTATTCTTAGTATCTGGCTCATATGACATGCTGGAATTATAACTTATTATATAATCGCCTGACGAAATAACATTTGCAGGTGTATCATTAGTACTTATAAACTTTTTTTCTTCTAGAGGATTTCCATTTCCATCAAATATCAAAGATTTTGCTTGATCAACCAAAGTTATTATCACTCTATTTTCTACTACTACCATATTAAGACTTCCTGAAAACTCAAAAGGTCCAATACCTTTATTACCAAAGCTATTAATATAATTCCCATCAGCACCAATAATATGAACTTTATACTGTCTTGAATCTAATATATAAATTTTGCCATCATCTGAAACATCAGTATAATCTACATTTATAATGTCAATATTACTCGGAATAATATCTTTTAGTTTGTAAGCAAACTTCCTTTCAATATCAATCCTAAAATTCTCATCATTAGCCTCATAGTTTGATAGAGTTCTTATACCATCTACTTCAATTTCCTTATAGCTTTTTTTATTGCAACTAAAGAATATTACTAAAATAAATATGATTGGAGAATATTTATAAATCATCTAAACCATCCTTAAAATTTATTTATAATTAATGTCTACTGAAAGAATTTGATATATTGATACATCAACATAACTCTTGTGTCAATTAAAATAAACTGGTAAATGTGATAATTCTTTTATTGCTCTTTCAAAGAACAAGTCATCCCTAATAAATTTACTAGCTCTACTTGATTTTCGTTTTTTAGATTAGAATCATTAGAGAAACTATTGATGTTAAAATCCACAATATTATTCCATGTAAAAAACTCTTCGCTCCAGAATTTTTGATCTCATTTATTGTTATACTTGACCCTATGAGAAATAAAGCTACAACCATCCCTCTTCTTCCAAACCAACTCAAAGTTAAATAAATGTTAGTAGGAAAAGATATAAGATTTGAAATAATTATAGCCAAGGCAAAATATAAAATAAACCAAGGAAATTTTAACTTCTTTTCTGAACTTTTAACAAAATATGCAATTATTAAAGATAGTGGAATTATCCACAAGGCTCTAATCAATTTAACTGTCGTGGCAATTTGCAGAGCCTCGTTACCATAAATAGCTCCAGCACCAACAACAGAACTGGTATCATGGATCGCAATTGCCACCCAGTTTCCAAAAACATTTTGAGATAAATTCAAATAATGCCCTATCTGTGGAAACAACAACAGAGCGATAGCGTTAAGAACAAATACAACTATCAATGCAAAAGAATTTTGATAATTTTTTGATTTCAATATTGGCGTTATCGCCGCAATAGCACTTCCTCCACAAATAGCTGTTCCAGCAGATATGAGTATAGAAATATTTTTTTCAACCTTTAGAATTTTTCCAAGTATGATCCCGATTGTCATAACAGATGCAACTGAAATGGCTGTTTCAACTACTCCTGATTTGAATGCTGAAACCACTTGACTAAGATTCATACCAAACCCCATTAAAACAATTGAAATTTGCAAAGCACTTGAAGTGTATTTTTTCATCTTATCATATCTTAATCCTGTAATACCAAAAACTATTCCAACCACTAGAGAAACCACTGGAGACACAATTGGAATAAGGCAAATAATTAACATTATGATATTAACCATTTTCCCTATTTTTTTATCAATTTTCACTCTTTACTCCTTTTTAGGAACAAAGATTATATCTATTATTGTTTATATCAAATCATCATTTTTTATAACTTATAACTTAAAGTTATAATGTAAAAGAAAGTCTACAAAAAGTTCTACAATTTGGCTATCAAGACCTCTTCTTAAAACAATTCTCAATTTTCTTCTAAAAGAGATATCTTCAGTTTTCAAACTTACAAATCGTCCAGATTCAAGTTCTGATAAAACTGCTCTTCTTGAAATAATTGTTACTCCATCAAAACTATTTAAAAAATTTTTTATAGATTCTGAGCTACCTAGATAGATTACTTTTTTTAAGTCATCAATTGATACCTCTTTTCTTTTAAATGCTTTTCTTAAAACCTCCAAAGTTCCTGATCCTGACTCTCGAAGAACAATTGGCATTTCAATAAGATCCTCTACTTTAACGGCTGTATATTGTGAAAAGCTACTGTTTTTAGCGGTTATAACATTCAGTTCATCATCCAAAAATTTTATATATCTTAAATCAGATTTCGATGATTCATTTTCAACAAGAGCTAAATCAATCTCATTTTCTCCCAACATAATTTCTATCTCACGTGAATTTCCATTGATTAGAGAAACTTTTAGATTAGGATGTTTCTTATAAAAAGATGCAATTACTTCCGGAACTATATATTGTGAAATTGTAGAACTTGCTCCAATAATCAATTCTCCCTCACATCTATCTCCATTTATCCCAATAAGATACTCAAGTTCTCTATACTTCAAACTTATATCCTTTATCAACTTATAAGCAATTTTTCCAGATTCTGTTAAATGAACCTTATTCCCTTTTCTCTCAAATAAAACCGTATTGTATCTAAACTCTATCTCTTTGATATGCTTTGAAACTGCAGGTTGACTTATCGATAGGATTTCTGCTGCTTTGGAAAAGCTTTTATTTTCAGCGACTTGAAGGAACACCTTATCTCTATAATCCATAAATGATCTTCTTGTAATTATTTAGTATTAAAAGTAGTACATAAAAAAGTTAAATAAACATTTTTACGAAAAAAATAATCTTAATCTCTTTGAACTTTATATACAACATAGATATTACTCAAAATTTGAGCTCAATAATTCAAAAACTCAAAAAGTTATACCTTGACTTTATGGGTAAAGAGTTAATATATTTTCTAACTATTATGTATGGTAAAAATATTCAATGATGGTTGGGTAAATTGGAATGAAAAATTAACATAAAACAGGATGATCGATGTCAAAAGAAGTTACAACAATTATAGCTACGGATTGTGGTTCCACCACTACTAAGGCTATTCTTATTGAGAAAGTTGGAGACGAATACAGACAATTGGTAAGAGGAGAAGCTCCTACCACAGTTGAAGCACCTTTTGAAGATGTTACAAGAGGTGTATTAAACGCTATTATGGAGCTTGAAGAACTAGCTACACAATACTATGCCAGAGATGAAATGAAAAGTTCTAAGTATTATAATAAACCAAGAAAATTTGTTGAAAAAGGACAGATACTAAGACCAAAAAGAGATAATAATGGAGTTGAAGAGGGATGTGATATTTACATTTCTACTTCATCTGCAGGAGGTGGTCTTCAGATGATGGTATTTGGAGTAGTTAAGGCAATGACTGCTGAATCTGCACAAAGAGCTGCTCTTGGGGCAGGAGCCATTGTAATGGACACTCTTTCTATCAATGACGGAAGATTACCGCACGAAAAAATCGAAAGAATACGTTCCTTAAGACCAGATATGATTCTGATAGCTGGAGAAACAGATAGTGCTAAACCAAAACATGTAATTAGTATGTCTGAGTTAGTAAAATCAGCAAGACCAACTCCAAGACTTGGAATTGGTTTTCAATTACCAGTTATTTATGCAGGGAACAAGAGAGCTCAAAATGAGATTCTTGAAATTTTAAATGATAGTACAGCTTTAAGTATTGTTGATAATCTTCGACCAGAATTGGAAAGAGAAAATTTAAGACCCGCTTCCGATAAAATCCATGATCTATTCATGGAACACGTAATGCAGCAAGCTCCTGGTTATGACAAGCTTATGACCTGGACTGATGCTCCTATCATGCCTACACCAGGTGCAGTTGGTCTAATAATCCAAAAAATTGGTGAAAGAGACGATATCAACGTAGTAGGTGTTGATATTGGAGGAGCTACTACTGACGTTTTCTCAGTTTTCAAACTTGAAGCTCAGGACGGCACAAAAGTTCAAAAATTCAATAGAACAGTGAGTGCAAATCTTGGTATGTCATATTCAATTTCAAATGTATTACTGGAAGCTGGAATTGATAATATTATGAGATGGGTACCTTTTGAAACCGATGAACATGAGTTGAGAAATCGTATTGGAAATAAAATGATCAGACCAACTACAATTCCTCAAACAAAAGAAGATCTTGACATTGAACAGGCAATCTGTAGAGAAGCATTGAGATTATCTTTTATTCAACATAAGGATTTTGCTGTAGGTCTAAAAGGTGTGCAACAGCAAAAAGGTATAGCCGAAGCTTTTGATGATGCATCATCTTCAGACACAATTGTAAAAATGAGAGATCTTAACTTAATCGTTGGTTCTGGAGGAGTATTATCCCACGCTCCTTTGAGAAGTCAATCTGCACATATGATGCTTGATGCATTCTTACCTGAGGGAATTACTAATCTTGCAGTAGATTCAATCTTTATGATGCCACAGCTTGGAGTTTTAAGTGATGTTGACAGACCTGGCTGTGCTCAAGCTGCAACTGAAGTATTTGACAAAGATTGTCTTATTCATTTAGCTGCAACTATATGCCCTGTTGGATTAGCTAAAGAAGGAAAAGATGTTGTTAGAGTTAAAGCAGACCTTCCAAATGGAACAAAACTTGACCAGTGGTTCAAAGCCAATGAAGTTATAAGATTTGATTTTGAAAGAGGAATAGAAGTTGATTTTGAAATAGAACCTGCTAAAGGTTTTGATGTTGGAGCTGGCAAAAACAAGAAAGTTGTAACAAAACTTAGCGGTGGAGTAGTTGGACTTATTATAGATACCAGAGGCAGACCATTTAACTTCTCAAAAGATTTTAAAGGTAGAGTGGAAATGCTGGACAAATGGAATATTAGTAAGACATATGTTCCAAAATCAAACAAAGATGGTGTTTAATTATAAGGAGAAACAATAATGGCTCATGCATATACTCCAGGTTTAAAAGTTGCAGAGTTTTCAGATATAGAAAAACTTAGAAGACTTCCACTTTTGGGAGAGGTACTTGTAAATCTAAAAGATCGTGTTAGTGCAACTCAATTAGTAGCTAGAACAGAGTTGCCAGGTAAAGTTTACCCGATGAATGTAGCAGGTGAACTTGGACTTAATAAAGCAGATGAACTTCCTCAATTTATGCTAAAAAAAGAGGGTGAATCTGTAAAAAAAGGTGACTTAATTGCTCTGAAAAAGGGCTTTTTTGGACTATTTAAGTCTGAATTTTATTCCCCTGTAGATGGTACTCTTGACCAGATTTCAAAACTTTCAGGACAGGTAGTTTTTTCTGAATTACCTATCCCTGTAGAAATTAATGCTTACGTTGAAGGTAATATTGATCAGGTAATTGACAAAGAAGGTGTAGTTGTCAAAACGCAAGGAGTTCACATACAAGGCATTCTTGGTTTGGGTGGAGAAAAATATGGTGAAATTAAAATGGCTGTTTCATCGTCAAATCAATTGGTAGATATTGCAGACATTAAACCAGAATATAAAGGTAAAATTATAATATGTGGATCCAGAATTACTTCGGAAGCATTAAATAAAGCAAAAGAAATTGGTGTGATAGGTGTAGTCGTTGGAGGTTTTGATTATCAGGATATCAGAAATATTTTAGGCAATGATCTTGGTGTTGCTATTACAGGTCATGAAAATATTGGGCTGACCTTGATTCTAACTGAAGGTTTTGGAACTATTCCTATGGCTGACAGAACTTTCAAGCTTATGACAAAATATGAAGGCAAAATGGCGTCGATAAATGGTGCAACTCAGATTAGAGCAGGTGTAATGCGACCTGAAATCATAATAGTTCATAATGAAAAGCCAGATGAATCTGGATCAAAAAATTATGCGGAATCCGGTATTGAACCTGGAGATTTGATCAGGGTAATCAGATCACCTTATTTTGGAAAAATTGGGAAAGTAAAATCATTACCATCCGAATTGCATAAAGTTGAATCTGGTACTTGGGTAAGGGTTCTTATTGCAGAAATTGATGGAAATGATGTTCTAATACCAAGAGCAAATATTGAAGTTCTCGAAAAATAGGAATATTATGAAATATTTAACGTTCTTTATAATGCTTATTATTACTTCTCTGATGTCGGAAGTAAGGACTGCAAAACTAATTGACAAACCAACTGCTTCCCTTCTCAATAGAGGGGAAGTAGAACTTGATGGCAGACTTTTTAAAAACGGTGGATTGCTTGTCAACATTAATGCTGGTGTTTTTGATCGATTTGAAATTGGAATCTCCTATGGAGCTTCTCAAGTTATTTCGAATGTTGAACCAAACTGGAATGGTCAGCCTGGTGTAAGAGTTAAGTTTGTCCCTTTTTACGAAGATTATTATATGCCAAACATCGCTGTAGGATTTGACAGTCAGGGATATGGGGAATGGTTGGATAGTGATGATCTTCAGATTAACGAAAGTGATGAAAGATATTTTTTTAAATCACCAGGATTTTTTGCTGTAGCAAGTAAAAACTTTTATATGACTTCAAACCTGGGAACAATTGGATTTCATGCTGGTATGAACTACTCAATAATCGAGAAAAAAAGTAAAGATGATAAACTTAATTTTTATCTTGGTGTAAACAAAGATATTGGGGAGCTCTTTGACACTTCTATTGAATATGATTTTGCGATTAATGATAAATACGATGAGCTTACTACAAACAAGAAAAAAGGCTATCTTAATGCTTCATTTATCTGGAATATCAGTAATGAATTTTCTCTTGGCCTAGTTATAAAAGATCTTCTAAGAAATAAGGAAATAGCTACCGAGTCAGAACGAGAGATAAGATTTACCTATAAAAAAGGTTTTTAAAGACCGGAAATTCCGGTCTTTTTTGTCGGAGAAGTTTTATGCTAAAAGTAGACCTATTGATCCTTTCTGCTGGATATGGAAAGAGACTGATCCCCATTTCGGAATATGTCCCAAAACCATTAATAAAAATAGCTGGTGTTCCGAATCTATTTCGCATAATTGAAAACCTTCAAAATTATGTTAACCATATTTTTATAAATACGCATCATTTACACGACCAGATCTACTCAGTATTAACAAAGAAATTCCCTAAAATAAATATTATCCATGAGGATAATATTTTAGGTACTGGTGGGGCTATTAAAAATGTTATAGACAAATCAGATAGTGACCTTCTTATTGTTTATAATTGTGATGTATCCACAGATCTTGATGTAATTGATCTATTGGATTTTCATATAAGTAATAAAAACGACGTATCTTTGGCTGTCCAGAGTAGAAAATCTTCCAGACCAATTCTTTTTAACACAGATATGCATTTTTTGGGAAGAAAAACTTTGCTAACAGAAGGTAGAGAATTCGGATTTTGTGGTATCCATGTTGTCAGTAAAGTAAAATTATTAAATAATCCTATAGATGAATTCTCTATAATTGATTTCTATTGTAAAATAAAAGATGATATAAAAATTACAGGGTTTAATATTCATCACAATTTTTGGATTGATATTGGAACTTTGAGAGATCTGGAGTATACAGAAAATCTTATGCAAAAAAAGGCATGCCAATATGTATGAAGAAATAGAACAAAACCATCAAAGTAATACTACCGACAAAGTAGATCTTTTAATTTCTAAGGCTTTGGAATTGAGAGGCTCTGACACTAATACTGGATTAAAATTTGCCTTTAAAGCTAAGGAGATTGCATCTAAAATATTTTATAGGGCGGGGTACGCATTATCATGCAATTCTATAGGAAGCCTACTTTATATCAAAGGATTTAATGGAAAAGCTCAAGAATATTATTACGAAGCTTTAGAAGTTTTTGATGGTCTCGGGGATGAATTTTCTGTGGGTAAAGTCTTAAACAATATTGCTCTTATACATGAAAGTAATTTTGAGTATGACCTTGCATTAAGCTCTCTGTCTGAAAGTATGAAAAGATTTCGAATTCAAGATTCAAAAACACATATTGCGATCTCTTATTTGAACATGGCCAATATTTTTCGTAAGCAGAAAGATTATAACAAGGCAAAAGATTTTTATAAAAAATCAATTAATCTATTTGAAGAATACGATAGAAACAATGTTAATCTATTTGTAGGGTTTCGAAACTTGGGTCTCATATATCTAAACGAAGGAAATTACTCTGAATCAAGAAAACTTCTCTTTTTATCTTTAGAATCTTTAGAAAATAGCTTAAGCTTAGATGAGCTTGCAAAAACATTGTTAGCTTGTTCAAAATTTTATCTATATACTGGAAATTTATCATTTGCTTTGGATTTTGGATTAAATTCTTTGAATGTTTCGGAAAAAATCAAATCTCACAAAAATGAAATGAAAGTTTACAAACATTTAGCAGCTGTATTTGAAAAACAAAATGATTTTGAAAAAGCTTATAAAGCAATTTATAATTATCAACAAATTTATGAAAGATTAAACTTTGAAAAGCAAAAAACTCTAATCAGTAAAAATGCTGCAAATTATGATAAGTTAAAGCAAGAAAAAGAAGCTTTGCTAGCGATGTCTGTAACTGTAAATCACGAGTTAAATCAGCCATTGACTACAATAAATGGATACAAAGACATGCTTTTTGAAAACTTAAAGAAAAAAGATTCTCTTGATAGTTCAGAGGTCTTGTATTTTAGAAAAATTAGTGAAAGTTTAGAAAAGATAAATGCCATATTGTCTAGATACTCAAAAATTTCAGAATATACAATCGACAAATATATTGACAAATCCAAGTTAGTAGTACTAAAAGAAGATCAATAGAAACGTTTTTGAAAAAGTTACTTTATTTCTAGCTATTAATAATAGATCTGTGATGAAATTTACGAATTCATAGTCACTTTGCATAAAAAATTTTATATGATGTTTTATTTTTAATAAGCATGGTTTTGGAAGAAGGAAAATAAAATCAAAATTCAGTTTCCTATTCCCTAAAAACTATTCCCTTTAAACTAACAAGCTCAGACAATGAATTCACTGGATCTATTTGTAATAATTCAAAGTCTTCAATGTTAGCATAATAAATTATTATCATAAACTCATACAAATGCTTTCATAATTACTTGATAAAATTAAAATTGAACAAAAAAAGCGAGTTATTATTTATAAATTACTGAAAAACTCCATTTTCCCTGTTTTTTTTAACTATAATATATAGTTGACTGCACTATAATCGGAGTTTATATTATTAACGCTATTGTGAAAAAGGTAACAAATGAGAATAAAAGAGATCATAGATCAGCTAAATGCAAAATTGTTAACTGGTGATATGGAAACAAGTTTTGAATTTGGATTCAGTTCTGACTTAATGAGTGACGTCTTGAGGATTGATGATGAGAATGTTGCCTTAATCACAGGATTATCAAATCTCCAAGTCATTAGAACTGCTGAGATGATGGATATTGCAGTAATAATAATTGTCAGGGGAAAGAGAATCTCAGAAGAGATGCTACAACTGGCAAAAGAAAAAGAGATTGCCATTCTATCTACAGGCTACTCTATGTATAAAGTATCTGGATTATTATACAATTTAGGTGTTAAGGCGGTGTTTTAATGAAATTTAATTTTCATGTGGAAGAAGGTAATTTTATAAAAGCCGGTCAAGCTGCGGCAGAAATAAAAAAGATTCTAAAACAACTTAATCTCAACAATTCCCTTATTAGAAGAGTTGTAATATCGATGTATGAGGCAGAAGTTAATGTTGTTGCACATGCTAAAGACGGAGATATTGAGGTTGATATCCAACCGAATGGGGTTTCTATCATTGTTAAAGACAGAGGCCCTGGAATTCTTGATGTAAAAAAAGCCATGGAAGAAGGTTTTTCTACCGCTAGTGCAAAAGTTAGAGAAATGGGATTTGGTGCTGGAATGGGTCTTCCAAACATAAAAAAGAATTCAGATATATTAGAGATAGACACTACACCGGGTGAAGGTACTGTATTAAAAATTGTGATAAACTTCTAGGTTAATATGATTCACCATGCGTTGAAAATAATTAAAGAAGTCTGCATTGGATGCTCAAGATGTATGAATTCGTGTCCCACTGGAGCTTTAAGAATAAGAAATGGTAAAGCGTGTCTTATAGAAGAACGATGTGTTGATTGTGGTGAATGTTACAGAGTATGTCCAGTTGAAGCAATTATAGTTGAGCATGATGATTTTAAAAAAATTTTTGACTTTAAATGCAGAGTAGCATTGGTACCAGCCATTTTAATCTCACAATTTGAACAAAGATACTCAGTTAAAGAGATATATAGTGCTATCAGAGAGAATGGTTTTACTCATGTTTATGAAGTTGAACATGCCTCGGTAATTCTACCAGGACTTATTGATAAAATTATTGATAAAAGCCCAGTTAAGCCCATCATATCATCATACTGTCCGGCAATCATTAGATTAATTCAAGTTAAATTTCCTGAGTTAACAGAAAACATAATGAGGTTGTGCACACCTGTGGATATCGCAGGTGTCTATTTTAGAAAACTATTAAATGATTCTGGTGTAGACAATTCAGATATTGGAATTTTTTATATAACACCTTGTGCAGCAAAAATTGCTGCCGTAAAGAGTCCTGTTGGTGAAGAAAAAAGTAGTATAGACGGAGTAATCAATCTTGATTTTATTTACAATCGAATCTACAGTGTTCTTTCCAGTAGTAGCATGAAAATTTACCCTTTTAAAGAGCATGAAAATTTTAGACCTGGAGAAATAAGCTGGTCATTAACTGGTGGAGAAGCTGAGAATCTCAAAACTGATAAAGCTTTGTCAATCGATGGAATAGGAAATGTTATAAAATTTCTGGAACAGGTTGAAAACAGAGAATTAAAAGGAGTTGATTTTTTAGAATTGAGAGCATGTGATGAATCATGTGCAGGAGGGATATTGACTGTTGAAAATAGGTTTTTAGCTGCTGACAGATTAAGAAAAAGATCAAAAACCTATAAAAGAGGAAATTCTGTTGAAAGTGACATTTTTTCATATAAAGAATTGATAGA
The Candidatus Delongbacteria bacterium genome window above contains:
- a CDS encoding putative sulfate exporter family transporter, which gives rise to MVNIIMLIICLIPIVSPVVSLVVGIVFGITGLRYDKMKKYTSSALQISIVLMGFGMNLSQVVSAFKSGVVETAISVASVMTIGIILGKILKVEKNISILISAGTAICGGSAIAAITPILKSKNYQNSFALIVVFVLNAIALLLFPQIGHYLNLSQNVFGNWVAIAIHDTSSVVGAGAIYGNEALQIATTVKLIRALWIIPLSLIIAYFVKSSEKKLKFPWFILYFALAIIISNLISFPTNIYLTLSWFGRRGMVVALFLIGSSITINEIKNSGAKSFLHGIILWILTSIVSLMILI
- a CDS encoding LysR family transcriptional regulator, translated to MDYRDKVFLQVAENKSFSKAAEILSISQPAVSKHIKEIEFRYNTVLFERKGNKVHLTESGKIAYKLIKDISLKYRELEYLIGINGDRCEGELIIGASSTISQYIVPEVIASFYKKHPNLKVSLINGNSREIEIMLGENEIDLALVENESSKSDLRYIKFLDDELNVITAKNSSFSQYTAVKVEDLIEMPIVLRESGSGTLEVLRKAFKRKEVSIDDLKKVIYLGSSESIKNFLNSFDGVTIISRRAVLSELESGRFVSLKTEDISFRRKLRIVLRRGLDSQIVELFVDFLLHYNFKL
- a CDS encoding glutamate mutase L, whose translation is MSKEVTTIIATDCGSTTTKAILIEKVGDEYRQLVRGEAPTTVEAPFEDVTRGVLNAIMELEELATQYYARDEMKSSKYYNKPRKFVEKGQILRPKRDNNGVEEGCDIYISTSSAGGGLQMMVFGVVKAMTAESAQRAALGAGAIVMDTLSINDGRLPHEKIERIRSLRPDMILIAGETDSAKPKHVISMSELVKSARPTPRLGIGFQLPVIYAGNKRAQNEILEILNDSTALSIVDNLRPELERENLRPASDKIHDLFMEHVMQQAPGYDKLMTWTDAPIMPTPGAVGLIIQKIGERDDINVVGVDIGGATTDVFSVFKLEAQDGTKVQKFNRTVSANLGMSYSISNVLLEAGIDNIMRWVPFETDEHELRNRIGNKMIRPTTIPQTKEDLDIEQAICREALRLSFIQHKDFAVGLKGVQQQKGIAEAFDDASSSDTIVKMRDLNLIVGSGGVLSHAPLRSQSAHMMLDAFLPEGITNLAVDSIFMMPQLGVLSDVDRPGCAQAATEVFDKDCLIHLAATICPVGLAKEGKDVVRVKADLPNGTKLDQWFKANEVIRFDFERGIEVDFEIEPAKGFDVGAGKNKKVVTKLSGGVVGLIIDTRGRPFNFSKDFKGRVEMLDKWNISKTYVPKSNKDGV
- a CDS encoding NTP transferase domain-containing protein, whose product is MLKVDLLILSAGYGKRLIPISEYVPKPLIKIAGVPNLFRIIENLQNYVNHIFINTHHLHDQIYSVLTKKFPKINIIHEDNILGTGGAIKNVIDKSDSDLLIVYNCDVSTDLDVIDLLDFHISNKNDVSLAVQSRKSSRPILFNTDMHFLGRKTLLTEGREFGFCGIHVVSKVKLLNNPIDEFSIIDFYCKIKDDIKITGFNIHHNFWIDIGTLRDLEYTENLMQKKACQYV
- a CDS encoding tetratricopeptide repeat protein; this translates as MYEEIEQNHQSNTTDKVDLLISKALELRGSDTNTGLKFAFKAKEIASKIFYRAGYALSCNSIGSLLYIKGFNGKAQEYYYEALEVFDGLGDEFSVGKVLNNIALIHESNFEYDLALSSLSESMKRFRIQDSKTHIAISYLNMANIFRKQKDYNKAKDFYKKSINLFEEYDRNNVNLFVGFRNLGLIYLNEGNYSESRKLLFLSLESLENSLSLDELAKTLLACSKFYLYTGNLSFALDFGLNSLNVSEKIKSHKNEMKVYKHLAAVFEKQNDFEKAYKAIYNYQQIYERLNFEKQKTLISKNAANYDKLKQEKEALLAMSVTVNHELNQPLTTINGYKDMLFENLKKKDSLDSSEVLYFRKISESLEKINAILSRYSKISEYTIDKYIDKSKLVVLKEDQ
- a CDS encoding ATP-binding protein encodes the protein MKFNFHVEEGNFIKAGQAAAEIKKILKQLNLNNSLIRRVVISMYEAEVNVVAHAKDGDIEVDIQPNGVSIIVKDRGPGILDVKKAMEEGFSTASAKVREMGFGAGMGLPNIKKNSDILEIDTTPGEGTVLKIVINF
- a CDS encoding 4Fe-4S binding protein; protein product: MIHHALKIIKEVCIGCSRCMNSCPTGALRIRNGKACLIEERCVDCGECYRVCPVEAIIVEHDDFKKIFDFKCRVALVPAILISQFEQRYSVKEIYSAIRENGFTHVYEVEHASVILPGLIDKIIDKSPVKPIISSYCPAIIRLIQVKFPELTENIMRLCTPVDIAGVYFRKLLNDSGVDNSDIGIFYITPCAAKIAAVKSPVGEEKSSIDGVINLDFIYNRIYSVLSSSSMKIYPFKEHENFRPGEISWSLTGGEAENLKTDKALSIDGIGNVIKFLEQVENRELKGVDFLELRACDESCAGGILTVENRFLAADRLRKRSKTYKRGNSVESDIFSYKELIDRASLIEEIKPRSVDILDEDFYQAMLKMQKLKEAEESLPGVDCGICGSPNCKSLARDYIKGEAKLEYCFFILQRLIENKKLTPQESGEILRAVWGNKKFDGEIDESKKSD